In the Burkholderia glumae LMG 2196 = ATCC 33617 genome, one interval contains:
- a CDS encoding mechanosensitive ion channel family protein has product MNASWFSPLVGCLILLAVSCAIGAAVRYLLFRVVAKFAQRSPTRLDDVLFQFGAFKWLSRLVPFVVFQLGFRAVPNIPEPAAQLVDKVLFAIVVLLVTLLVSAVLSAVEHLHRTTRTRPALSLKGAVQLVKLAMFITATLVVIGTVTGKQIGLLLSGIGAMSAVLMLIFKDTILGLVAGVQLSSNDMLRIGDWITMPSAGADGDVIDITLNTVKVSNFDRTIITIPTWKLITESYQNWRGMTESGGRRIKRSLFIDATSVRFLAHDEIERLERFRLLKAYLASKLDTLAEWNGSLGADGEWMGNRRQLTNLGTFRAYCDNYLQQHPRIHRGMTCMARQLPPTAEGIPLELYCFTDTTTWLDYETIQGDIFDHLLAVLPEFGLRVYQHPSGFDLRGMVEAGAARGAEPALPA; this is encoded by the coding sequence ATGAATGCATCCTGGTTTTCGCCGCTCGTCGGCTGTCTGATCCTGCTGGCCGTGTCGTGCGCGATCGGCGCGGCCGTGCGCTACCTGCTGTTCCGCGTGGTCGCGAAGTTCGCGCAGCGCTCGCCGACGCGCTTGGACGACGTGCTGTTCCAGTTCGGCGCGTTCAAGTGGCTGTCGCGGCTGGTGCCGTTCGTGGTGTTCCAGCTCGGTTTCCGCGCCGTGCCGAACATCCCCGAACCGGCCGCGCAGCTGGTCGACAAGGTGCTGTTCGCGATCGTGGTGCTGCTCGTCACGCTGCTGGTCAGCGCGGTGCTGTCGGCCGTCGAGCATCTGCACCGCACCACCCGCACACGGCCGGCGCTCTCGCTCAAGGGCGCCGTGCAGCTCGTCAAGCTCGCGATGTTCATCACCGCCACGCTGGTGGTGATCGGCACCGTCACCGGCAAGCAGATCGGGCTGCTGCTGTCGGGCATCGGCGCGATGTCGGCGGTGCTGATGCTGATCTTCAAGGACACCATCCTCGGCCTGGTGGCCGGCGTGCAGCTCTCCTCGAACGACATGCTGCGGATCGGCGACTGGATCACGATGCCGAGCGCGGGCGCCGACGGCGACGTGATCGACATCACGCTCAACACCGTGAAGGTGTCGAACTTCGACCGCACCATCATCACGATTCCCACCTGGAAGCTGATCACCGAGAGCTACCAGAACTGGCGCGGCATGACCGAGTCGGGCGGGCGGCGCATCAAGCGCTCGCTGTTCATCGACGCCACCAGCGTGCGCTTCCTCGCCCACGACGAGATCGAGCGGCTCGAGCGCTTCCGGCTGCTGAAGGCGTACCTGGCGAGCAAGCTCGACACGCTGGCCGAATGGAACGGCTCGCTCGGCGCCGACGGCGAATGGATGGGCAACCGCCGGCAGCTCACCAACCTCGGCACGTTCCGCGCCTATTGCGACAACTACCTGCAGCAGCACCCGCGCATCCACCGCGGCATGACCTGCATGGCGCGCCAGCTGCCGCCCACCGCCGAGGGCATCCCGCTGGAACTCTACTGCTTCACCGACACCACCACCTGGCTCGACTACGAGACGATTCAGGGCGACATCTTCGACCACCTGCTGGCCGTGCTGCCGGAGTTCGGGCTGCGCGTCTACCAGCATCCGTCCGGGTTCGACCTGCGCGGCATGGTCGAGGCCGGCGCCGCGCGCGGCGCCGAGCCCGCCCTGCCGGCCTGA
- the panE gene encoding 2-dehydropantoate 2-reductase — MRILIVGAGAVGGYFGGRLANAGRDVSFLVRPARAAQLHADGLVIRSPHGDLTLAEVKTVDAAAIDGHYDLIVLSCKAYSLDGAIASFAPAVGPATRILPLLNGMRHIDVLTRQFGETRVLGGQCVIAATLNEGHEIAHLNELHAITFGALAGGPDARVTAILGELSGAGFEVRADEAIRQRMWDKWVFLATLACSTTLCRASLGEILAAPDGKRLIGSIFDECLAIARHNGFAADAATIERATAMLYAPGSPMTASMLRDMLNGAPIEAAHVVGDLISRGGLEQHDATTLSLLRVAYANLGAYEARRAQA, encoded by the coding sequence ATGCGAATTCTGATAGTAGGCGCCGGCGCCGTCGGCGGGTATTTCGGCGGACGGCTCGCGAACGCGGGCCGCGACGTCTCGTTTCTGGTACGCCCGGCCCGCGCCGCGCAGTTGCACGCCGACGGGCTGGTGATCCGCAGCCCGCACGGCGACCTGACGCTGGCCGAGGTGAAGACCGTGGACGCGGCCGCGATCGACGGCCACTACGACCTGATCGTGCTGAGCTGCAAGGCCTACAGCCTCGACGGCGCGATCGCCTCGTTCGCGCCGGCGGTGGGCCCGGCCACGCGCATCCTGCCGCTCCTCAACGGCATGCGCCACATCGACGTGCTGACCCGCCAGTTCGGCGAGACACGCGTGCTGGGCGGCCAGTGCGTGATCGCGGCGACGCTGAACGAAGGTCACGAGATCGCGCACCTGAACGAGCTGCACGCGATCACCTTCGGCGCGCTCGCGGGCGGTCCCGACGCGCGCGTGACGGCAATCCTCGGCGAGCTGTCGGGCGCCGGCTTCGAGGTGCGGGCCGACGAGGCGATCCGCCAGCGGATGTGGGACAAGTGGGTGTTCCTGGCCACGCTCGCCTGCAGCACCACGCTGTGCCGCGCCTCGCTGGGCGAGATCCTCGCGGCGCCGGACGGCAAGCGGCTGATCGGCTCGATCTTCGACGAATGCCTGGCGATCGCGCGCCACAACGGCTTCGCGGCCGACGCGGCCACCATCGAGCGCGCCACCGCGATGCTCTACGCGCCCGGCTCGCCGATGACGGCCTCGATGCTGCGCGACATGCTCAACGGCGCGCCGATCGAGGCCGCGCATGTGGTGGGCGACCTGATCTCGCGCGGCGGGCTCGAACAGCACGACGCCACCACCCTGTCGCTGCTGCGCGTGGCCTACGCGAACCTCGGCGCCTACGAGGCGCGGCGCGCGCAAGCCTGA
- a CDS encoding sulfonate ABC transporter substrate-binding protein, producing the protein MISTTGQPGATAGGTTRRDWLRAAGTAAALALARPAGLAGLGALASGTACAAGDAATLRIGYQKYGNFVVLKARGTLEKRLAPLGVGVRWIEFPGGPQLLEGLAAGALDIGTVGETPPIFAQAGKVDFVYIGAEPPAPKGEAIVVPRDSPIRGVAGLRGKKVALNRGSNVHYLLVKALQAAKLDYRDIEPVYLAPADGRAAFEQRGVDAWVIWDPYLAAVERQTGARTLANGEGLVRNTQYYLASRPFATARPEIVRAVLAEIDATDAWARDHVPEVAAQLAPLVGLDAPTLELALGRAAYRVEPISDATLAYQQQVADAFTALKLIPGRLDVTQARWTAR; encoded by the coding sequence ATGATTTCCACCACCGGCCAGCCGGGCGCCACGGCCGGCGGCACCACCCGGCGCGACTGGCTGAGGGCGGCGGGCACCGCCGCGGCGCTCGCGCTGGCGCGGCCGGCAGGGCTCGCCGGGCTCGGTGCGCTCGCGAGCGGCACCGCGTGCGCGGCGGGCGACGCGGCCACGCTGCGGATCGGCTATCAGAAATACGGCAACTTCGTCGTGCTGAAGGCGCGCGGCACGCTGGAAAAGCGGCTCGCGCCGCTCGGCGTGGGCGTGCGCTGGATCGAATTCCCGGGCGGCCCGCAACTGCTCGAGGGGCTCGCGGCCGGCGCCCTGGACATCGGCACCGTCGGCGAGACCCCGCCGATCTTCGCGCAGGCCGGCAAGGTCGATTTCGTCTATATCGGCGCCGAGCCGCCCGCGCCGAAGGGCGAGGCGATCGTGGTGCCGCGCGACTCGCCGATTCGCGGCGTGGCGGGCCTGCGCGGCAAGAAGGTCGCGCTCAATCGCGGCTCCAACGTCCACTACCTGCTGGTGAAGGCGCTGCAGGCGGCGAAGCTCGACTATCGCGACATCGAGCCCGTCTATCTGGCGCCGGCCGACGGGCGCGCCGCGTTCGAGCAGCGTGGGGTCGACGCCTGGGTGATCTGGGACCCGTACCTGGCGGCGGTCGAGCGCCAGACCGGCGCGCGCACGCTGGCCAACGGCGAGGGGCTGGTCCGCAACACGCAGTATTACCTCGCGAGCCGGCCGTTCGCGACGGCGCGGCCCGAGATCGTGCGCGCCGTGCTGGCCGAGATCGATGCCACCGATGCCTGGGCGCGCGATCACGTGCCCGAGGTCGCCGCACAACTCGCGCCGCTGGTCGGGCTCGACGCGCCGACGCTGGAGCTGGCGCTCGGCCGCGCCGCCTACCGGGTGGAGCCGATCAGCGACGCGACGCTCGCCTATCAGCAGCAGGTCGCCGATGCGTTCACCGCGCTGAAGCTGATCCCGGGCAGGCTCGACGTGACGCAGGCGCGCTGGACGGCGCGCTGA
- a CDS encoding cupin domain-containing protein has protein sequence MDHDTFVAALAREGFAAPVAVRREPGSMAEHAHPFEAKALIVAGEITLRIAGVDTVYRPGDVFHLPAQTPHAEFYGPAGVDYLAGRK, from the coding sequence ATGGACCACGACACGTTCGTCGCCGCGCTCGCCCGCGAAGGCTTCGCCGCGCCCGTCGCCGTCAGGCGCGAGCCCGGCTCGATGGCCGAGCACGCGCACCCGTTCGAGGCGAAGGCGCTGATCGTCGCCGGCGAGATCACGCTGCGCATCGCCGGCGTCGACACCGTCTACCGCCCCGGCGACGTGTTCCACCTGCCGGCGCAGACGCCGCACGCCGAGTTCTACGGGCCGGCGGGCGTCGACTATCTGGCCGGCCGCAAATAG
- a CDS encoding OpgC domain-containing protein, which yields MSPPPASRSGRFAELDFFRGLVLLVIVVDHIGGSVLSRVTLHAYALCDAAEVFVFLGGFATAIAYNSLAERQTEAVARQRFIRRAFEIYRAFLITAGLMLLITAVLGALAIDGPNMPTNDLDGLMHRPFAALRDILLLRRQPYLASVLPMYAFFAALVPLALPLARDKPWLLLAVSLLIWLSARRIAGYLPTADGVPWDFNPFAWQFLFVLGALSRCQPVYASLSRQPRGVAVTALAVAVVAAGAYYRLRIEPFPTDPAIKQNLGPLRLANFLAIAWLAAKLVHLGWMHKVARMLPWIGTIGRQGLLCFVAGTAISLSVDSVLYWETDGYLDVPLGLSADAVAIGLLYLVAKLYGPLAARLPLRRSRR from the coding sequence ATGAGCCCGCCGCCGGCCAGCCGGTCCGGCCGGTTCGCCGAGCTCGACTTCTTTCGCGGGCTGGTGCTGCTCGTGATCGTGGTCGACCATATCGGCGGCAGCGTGCTGTCGCGCGTGACGCTGCACGCCTACGCGCTCTGCGACGCGGCCGAGGTGTTCGTCTTCCTCGGCGGCTTCGCCACCGCGATCGCCTACAACTCGCTGGCCGAACGGCAGACCGAGGCGGTCGCGCGGCAGCGCTTCATCCGCCGCGCGTTCGAAATCTACCGGGCGTTCCTGATCACGGCCGGACTGATGCTGCTGATCACGGCGGTGCTCGGCGCGCTCGCGATCGACGGCCCGAACATGCCGACCAACGATCTCGACGGGCTCATGCACCGCCCGTTCGCGGCGCTGCGCGACATCCTGCTGTTGCGACGCCAGCCCTATCTGGCCTCGGTGCTGCCGATGTACGCGTTCTTCGCGGCGCTGGTGCCGCTGGCCCTGCCGCTCGCTCGCGACAAGCCCTGGCTGCTGCTCGCCGTCAGCCTGCTGATCTGGCTGTCGGCGCGGCGCATCGCCGGCTACCTGCCGACGGCGGACGGCGTGCCATGGGATTTCAATCCGTTCGCCTGGCAGTTCCTGTTCGTGCTCGGCGCGCTGTCGCGCTGCCAGCCGGTCTATGCGTCGCTGTCGCGGCAGCCGCGCGGGGTGGCGGTGACGGCGCTGGCGGTGGCCGTGGTGGCGGCGGGCGCCTATTACCGGCTGCGCATCGAGCCGTTCCCGACCGATCCGGCGATCAAGCAGAACCTCGGCCCGCTGCGGCTCGCCAATTTTCTCGCGATCGCCTGGCTCGCAGCCAAGCTGGTCCACCTCGGCTGGATGCACAAGGTGGCGCGCATGCTGCCGTGGATCGGCACGATCGGCCGCCAGGGGCTGCTCTGCTTCGTGGCAGGCACGGCGATCTCGCTGTCGGTGGACTCGGTGCTCTACTGGGAAACCGACGGCTATCTCGACGTGCCGCTCGGCCTGAGCGCCGATGCCGTCGCGATCGGCCTGCTCTATCTGGTCGCGAAGCTGTATGGTCCGCTCGCCGCGCGGCTGCCGTTGCGCCGCTCGCGGCGCTGA
- a CDS encoding sulfite exporter TauE/SafE family protein, with translation MDSSGSTAAMVVAAFALAGLVKGMIGLGLPTVAMALLTLAMPPAAAASLLVVPSLVTNVWQLAHGPAFGALARRLWPLLAGIVAGTFAGGLPPLAHAAPWTRVALGAVVALYGAWGLAAPRLPAPGHRERWLAPLAGYLTGAITAATGVFVMPAVPYLQALRLDKAQLVQALGLSFTVSTLALAVQLAFTSGWQPVDLGMSALALVPALAGMAGGTILRNRVGEATFRHAWFAGFVALGLYMAVGPARG, from the coding sequence ATGGATTCATCGGGTTCGACGGCGGCCATGGTGGTCGCCGCATTCGCGCTGGCCGGCCTCGTGAAGGGCATGATCGGGCTCGGTCTGCCCACCGTCGCGATGGCGCTGCTCACGCTGGCGATGCCGCCGGCCGCCGCGGCGAGCCTGCTGGTGGTGCCCTCGCTCGTCACCAACGTCTGGCAGCTCGCGCACGGCCCCGCGTTCGGCGCGCTGGCGCGGCGCCTGTGGCCGCTGCTGGCCGGGATCGTCGCCGGCACGTTCGCGGGCGGCCTGCCGCCGCTGGCCCACGCGGCCCCGTGGACGCGCGTCGCGCTGGGAGCCGTGGTCGCGCTGTACGGCGCGTGGGGGCTGGCCGCGCCGCGCCTGCCGGCGCCGGGGCACCGCGAGCGCTGGCTGGCGCCGCTGGCCGGCTACCTGACGGGCGCCATCACGGCCGCCACCGGCGTGTTCGTGATGCCGGCCGTACCGTATCTGCAGGCGCTGCGCCTCGACAAGGCGCAACTCGTGCAGGCGCTCGGTCTGTCGTTTACGGTCTCGACGCTCGCGCTTGCCGTGCAACTCGCCTTCACCTCGGGATGGCAGCCGGTCGATCTCGGCATGTCGGCGCTCGCGCTCGTGCCGGCGCTCGCCGGCATGGCGGGCGGGACGATCCTTCGCAACAGGGTGGGCGAAGCCACCTTCCGGCATGCCTGGTTCGCCGGATTCGTCGCGCTCGGGCTGTACATGGCGGTGGGGCCGGCGCGCGGCTGA
- a CDS encoding LysR substrate-binding domain-containing protein, with protein sequence MRFDLTDLRLFLNVCHAGSITGGAERTCLTLQSASERIRGMEDTLGVPLLHRTQRGTQPTDAGRSLEHHARVVLQQIEQMHGELQQFGDGLRARIRLLCNTASLSEYLPDALAGYLPRHPGISISVEERSSEEIVHALRARSAEVGIVADSVGLDGLEQLPFREDWLLVVAAAADPLAARASVSFSEIVDAAFVGLTDGSALHAHLAEQAKALGKRLAYRAQLRSFDAICRVIESGVGIGVVSRHAAHRALATLQLATVELTDAWAHRRLVLCARDFSALPNYTRDFVAFLTEGAPRNA encoded by the coding sequence ATGCGATTCGACCTGACCGACCTGCGTCTCTTCCTGAACGTCTGCCATGCCGGCAGCATCACGGGCGGCGCCGAACGCACCTGCCTCACGCTGCAGTCGGCGAGCGAGCGAATCCGCGGCATGGAGGACACGCTCGGCGTGCCGCTGCTGCACCGCACGCAGCGCGGCACGCAGCCCACCGACGCGGGCCGTTCGCTCGAACATCACGCGCGGGTCGTGCTGCAGCAGATCGAGCAGATGCACGGCGAGCTGCAGCAGTTCGGCGACGGGCTGCGCGCGCGCATCCGCCTGCTCTGCAACACCGCCTCGCTCAGCGAATACCTGCCCGACGCGCTGGCCGGCTACCTGCCGCGGCATCCGGGCATCTCGATCAGCGTCGAGGAACGCTCGAGCGAGGAGATCGTCCACGCGCTCCGCGCCCGCAGCGCCGAGGTGGGCATCGTCGCCGATTCGGTCGGGCTCGACGGCCTCGAACAGCTGCCGTTCCGCGAGGACTGGCTGCTGGTGGTCGCCGCGGCGGCCGATCCGCTGGCCGCGCGCGCCTCGGTATCGTTCAGCGAGATCGTGGACGCCGCCTTCGTGGGCCTGACCGACGGCAGCGCGCTGCACGCGCATCTGGCCGAGCAGGCGAAGGCGCTGGGCAAGCGCCTCGCCTATCGCGCGCAGCTGCGCAGCTTCGATGCGATCTGCCGCGTGATCGAGAGCGGCGTGGGCATCGGCGTGGTGTCGCGGCACGCGGCGCATCGCGCGCTGGCCACCCTGCAGCTCGCCACCGTGGAGCTGACCGACGCCTGGGCGCACCGCCGGCTCGTGCTGTGCGCGCGCGATTTTTCCGCGCTGCCGAACTACACGCGCGACTTCGTCGCCTTCCTGACCGAGGGCGCGCCGCGCAACGCCTGA
- a CDS encoding metallophosphoesterase family protein — protein sequence MRIFALSDIHVDFDDNAAWVASLSSDDYRDDVLILAGDVSDSVERLEQCLGAFASRFRRVFFVPGNHDLWVIRDAPAIDSLDKFEQVARIVEGCGATMRAGVVGGVSIVPLLGWYDGSFGLPGPELSEAWMDFHACRWPAGWTASRITEHFIGSNAPAAPPAGALTITFSHFLPRIDLMPDYIPPARRMLYPVLGSSQIETLIRRVGPDIHVYGHSHVNRDVSIDGIRYVNNAFGYPHETRITQKALKCIHEAG from the coding sequence ATGCGGATCTTTGCCTTATCGGACATCCACGTCGATTTCGACGACAACGCGGCGTGGGTCGCGTCGCTGTCGAGCGACGACTATCGTGACGACGTGCTGATCCTGGCCGGCGACGTGTCCGACTCGGTCGAGCGGCTCGAGCAATGCCTCGGCGCGTTCGCGAGCCGGTTCCGCCGGGTATTCTTCGTGCCGGGCAACCACGACCTCTGGGTGATCCGCGACGCGCCGGCCATCGATTCGCTCGACAAGTTCGAGCAGGTCGCGCGCATCGTCGAGGGCTGCGGCGCGACGATGCGTGCCGGGGTGGTGGGCGGCGTCTCGATCGTGCCGCTGCTCGGCTGGTACGACGGGTCGTTCGGCCTGCCCGGCCCCGAGCTGAGCGAGGCCTGGATGGATTTCCACGCCTGCCGCTGGCCGGCCGGCTGGACCGCCTCGCGCATCACCGAGCACTTCATCGGCAGCAACGCGCCGGCCGCGCCGCCCGCCGGCGCGCTCACCATCACGTTCTCGCACTTCCTGCCGCGCATCGACCTGATGCCCGACTACATCCCGCCGGCGCGCCGCATGCTCTATCCGGTGCTCGGCAGCAGCCAGATCGAGACGCTGATCCGCCGCGTCGGCCCCGACATCCACGTGTACGGCCACAGCCACGTCAATCGCGACGTCTCGATCGACGGCATCCGCTACGTCAACAACGCGTTCGGCTATCCGCACGAGACCCGGATCACGCAGAAGGCCTTGAAGTGCATTCACGAGGCCGGTTGA
- a CDS encoding Nramp family divalent metal transporter, producing the protein MPTLPSPVRRLRPPTAWTRYAGAGALVAVGYMDPGNWATALAGGAQFGYRLLGVVALASLIAVLLQWVAARLGVVTGRDLAELCRARLSPRAALALWLATEAAIIACDVAEVVGCAVALQMLLHVPLLAGVLISAVGTFAMLALQRRGHRTLEACVAALILFVALCFVAEVALAQPDWAAALGGFAPSAELVRNAGMVWLAAGIVGATVMPHNLYLHSALVKRHAPPAGSARGGRRGHHGAAARRERDAEIAGTMRGVGFDTFFSLGFAFVVNAALLIVAAAVFHASGHTGVDDLADAHRLLAPLVGSHWASLLFAAALLACGLNATVTGTLAGQIVMEGFLKLRISPTRRAILTRALAIGPALVAVAAFGNHGSAQLLVASQVVLSLQLPLAVIPLVRFAADPALMGRWRIRGWVHAAAWAATALILVLNLALLWQLWAD; encoded by the coding sequence ATGCCCACCCTGCCCTCGCCCGTGCGCCGCCTGCGCCCGCCCACTGCGTGGACCCGCTACGCCGGCGCCGGCGCGCTGGTGGCGGTCGGCTACATGGACCCGGGCAACTGGGCCACCGCGCTGGCGGGCGGCGCGCAGTTCGGCTACCGCCTGCTCGGCGTGGTGGCGCTGGCAAGCCTGATCGCCGTGCTGCTGCAATGGGTGGCGGCGCGGCTGGGCGTGGTGACCGGGCGCGATCTGGCCGAGCTGTGCAGGGCACGGCTCTCGCCGCGCGCCGCGCTGGCCCTCTGGCTCGCCACCGAGGCCGCCATCATCGCCTGCGACGTGGCCGAGGTGGTGGGCTGCGCGGTGGCGTTGCAGATGCTGCTGCACGTGCCGCTGCTGGCCGGCGTGCTGATCTCGGCGGTCGGCACCTTCGCGATGCTCGCGCTGCAGCGGCGCGGCCATCGCACGCTCGAGGCCTGCGTGGCCGCGCTGATCCTGTTCGTCGCGCTCTGCTTCGTGGCCGAGGTCGCGCTCGCGCAGCCCGACTGGGCCGCGGCGCTCGGCGGCTTCGCGCCGTCCGCCGAGCTGGTCCGCAACGCCGGCATGGTCTGGCTCGCGGCCGGCATCGTCGGCGCCACGGTGATGCCGCACAACCTCTATCTGCACTCGGCGCTCGTCAAGCGCCACGCGCCGCCCGCCGGCAGCGCCCGCGGCGGCCGGCGCGGGCACCACGGCGCCGCGGCGCGCCGCGAGCGCGACGCCGAGATCGCCGGCACGATGCGCGGCGTGGGCTTCGACACCTTCTTCTCGCTCGGCTTCGCGTTCGTCGTCAACGCGGCGCTGCTGATCGTGGCCGCGGCGGTGTTCCACGCGAGCGGCCACACCGGCGTGGACGACCTCGCCGACGCCCACCGGCTGCTCGCGCCGCTGGTCGGCAGCCACTGGGCGAGCCTGCTGTTCGCCGCCGCGCTGCTCGCCTGCGGGCTCAACGCCACCGTGACCGGCACGCTCGCCGGGCAGATCGTGATGGAGGGTTTCCTGAAGCTGCGCATCTCGCCCACGCGGCGCGCGATCCTCACGCGCGCGCTCGCGATCGGGCCGGCGCTGGTGGCCGTGGCCGCGTTCGGCAATCACGGTTCCGCGCAACTGCTGGTGGCGAGCCAGGTCGTGCTGAGCCTGCAACTGCCGCTGGCCGTGATCCCGCTGGTGCGCTTCGCCGCCGACCCGGCGCTGATGGGCCGCTGGCGCATCCGCGGCTGGGTGCACGCGGCGGCCTGGGCGGCCACCGCCTTGATTCTGGTGCTCAACCTCGCGCTGCTCTGGCAGCTCTGGGCCGACTGA
- a CDS encoding porin, whose amino-acid sequence MNKPLLLAAVTVALAAPAFAQTSVALYGVIDEGLDYTNHAGVDGVNHGVYALASGYAQRSSWGLRGAEDLGGGLKAIFTLESGFDLNRGGLSNGGRLFGRQAFVGLTHAQYGALTLGRQYDSVVDYLAPLTAAGSWGGMLMSHPFDNDNADNTARANNSVKYASPGFGGLTFGGAYSFGNGTGFATNREYSAGAHYGFGGLQVGAAYLQADKPGRTADGAAAAGDTNFVADRVRIFGGGVNYTFGEATVGLVYTKTDLQHPVATVYLPAGTLSGLGLTATRFDNFEVNGKYQLTPAFFLGAQYAYTSGIFDTADGAAKPHYHTLGLMADYSLSKQTDVYLQGAWQRVGGDRTGTAADGGYLIGTDGPSASSSQFSVRAAIRHKF is encoded by the coding sequence ATGAACAAGCCCCTGCTGCTCGCCGCCGTCACCGTGGCGCTGGCGGCGCCCGCCTTCGCACAGACCAGCGTCGCGCTGTACGGCGTGATCGACGAGGGCCTCGACTACACCAACCATGCCGGCGTCGACGGCGTCAACCACGGCGTCTACGCGCTCGCGAGCGGCTATGCGCAGCGCAGCAGCTGGGGCCTGCGCGGCGCCGAGGACCTGGGCGGCGGCCTGAAGGCGATCTTCACGCTGGAAAGCGGCTTCGACCTCAACCGCGGCGGCCTCTCCAACGGCGGCCGGCTGTTCGGGCGCCAGGCGTTCGTCGGGCTCACGCACGCCCAGTACGGCGCGCTGACGCTGGGCCGGCAATACGATTCGGTGGTGGACTACCTCGCGCCGCTGACGGCTGCCGGCAGCTGGGGCGGCATGCTGATGTCGCATCCGTTCGACAACGACAATGCCGACAACACGGCGCGTGCGAACAACAGCGTCAAGTACGCGAGCCCCGGCTTCGGCGGCCTCACGTTCGGCGGCGCTTACAGCTTCGGCAACGGCACCGGCTTCGCGACCAACCGCGAATACAGCGCCGGCGCGCACTACGGGTTCGGCGGCCTGCAGGTGGGCGCGGCCTACCTGCAGGCCGACAAGCCGGGGCGCACCGCCGATGGCGCGGCCGCCGCCGGCGACACCAATTTCGTCGCCGACCGGGTGCGGATCTTCGGCGGCGGCGTGAATTACACGTTCGGCGAGGCGACCGTCGGCCTCGTCTATACGAAGACGGACCTGCAGCATCCGGTGGCCACCGTCTATCTGCCGGCGGGCACGCTGTCGGGGCTCGGGCTGACGGCCACCCGGTTCGACAACTTCGAGGTCAACGGCAAGTACCAGCTCACGCCGGCGTTCTTCCTGGGCGCCCAATACGCCTACACGAGCGGGATCTTCGACACCGCCGACGGCGCGGCGAAGCCCCATTACCACACGCTCGGGCTGATGGCCGACTACAGCCTGTCCAAGCAGACCGACGTCTACCTGCAGGGCGCCTGGCAGCGCGTGGGCGGCGACCGCACCGGCACCGCGGCCGACGGCGGCTACCTGATCGGCACCGACGGGCCGTCCGCCTCGTCGAGCCAGTTCTCGGTGCGCGCCGCGATCCGGCACAAGTTCTGA
- a CDS encoding alpha/beta hydrolase codes for MLTALAALRAAPAHAKVVNTVDTAAGAAAQPAPRAATRPPGGRAPAASRVVVRTFRSATLQRDWSYTVYLPPGYRDDGMRHPVLYLLHGNAANANDWITQGRLQLTADELIARHAIPPVVIVMPQAGTDWYVDRKEPMQTAFLEDLLSDVEAHYAVSSQRAGRAIGGVSMGGYGALRFALMAPDRFCGALLLSPAIYADQPPPGSAARYVGVFGERRFDPQVWHALNYPPLLRDYLAQPWRVPVFIAAGDDDLSIQAEASVLYTSLRRARSPAELRIVDGGHTWDVWRQLLAPALGYALDCVK; via the coding sequence GTGCTGACCGCGCTCGCCGCCCTGCGCGCCGCGCCCGCCCACGCCAAGGTCGTCAACACCGTCGACACCGCCGCCGGCGCCGCCGCCCAACCGGCGCCGCGCGCGGCCACGCGCCCCCCAGGCGGGCGCGCGCCCGCCGCCAGCCGCGTGGTCGTGCGCACGTTCCGCTCGGCCACGCTGCAGCGCGACTGGTCGTACACGGTCTATCTGCCGCCCGGCTATCGCGACGACGGGATGCGCCATCCGGTGCTGTACCTGCTGCACGGCAACGCGGCCAACGCGAACGACTGGATCACGCAGGGCCGCCTGCAGCTGACGGCCGACGAACTGATCGCGCGGCACGCAATCCCGCCGGTGGTGATCGTCATGCCGCAGGCCGGCACCGACTGGTACGTCGATCGCAAGGAGCCGATGCAGACGGCGTTCCTCGAGGATCTGCTTTCCGACGTCGAGGCGCATTACGCGGTATCGAGCCAGCGCGCCGGCCGCGCGATCGGCGGCGTCTCGATGGGCGGCTACGGCGCGCTGCGCTTCGCGCTGATGGCGCCGGACCGGTTCTGCGGCGCGCTGCTGCTGAGCCCGGCGATCTACGCCGACCAGCCGCCGCCGGGCTCGGCCGCGCGCTACGTGGGCGTGTTCGGCGAGCGCCGGTTCGATCCGCAGGTCTGGCACGCGCTGAACTACCCGCCGCTGCTGCGCGACTACCTCGCGCAGCCCTGGCGCGTGCCGGTGTTCATCGCGGCCGGCGACGACGATCTGTCGATCCAGGCCGAAGCGAGCGTGCTCTACACCAGCCTGCGGCGTGCGCGCAGTCCGGCCGAGCTGCGCATCGTCGACGGCGGCCACACCTGGGACGTCTGGCGCCAGTTGCTGGCGCCGGCGCTCGGCTACGCGCTGGACTGCGTGAAGTAA